AGATTTCGATTCTACGTCATTGGTAGTTATTAAATGGAAGTAAAATGGACAACTTTGCAGAAAGTCTGCTGTATTATTTGATAAGTGATATCATATACTCcttctgtttcaatttgtttgtagtattgttttcctttttatcctgttttaaaaataatatttctttacttttttttacaattctttaattataactttctacatgacatgtttaagaacACAAGATTAGAGGGCAATTTTAATACATTGCATATATcataagattttaaaaaatctttattttcttaaactccatatcaaattaaaccaacaaacaaattgaaatggagagaTCAATACCAATGATCATCTCATAATCTGTTGGGTTTAATGGATAGGTTAAATGGGAAATGGAGGGAAAAGAAGTGGAGGAAAAAATGATTTGTTCTCTcttgttttatgaaataagcatttgtTCCACATAGGTGCTGGAAagaaaaagtctcctacttaaaagtagaagcactccttcatgtttctaaagggtcaagaagagggtcacCCCTCGCGCTGTCGTCGTCGTTGCTCGCTCGGCTACGgatttgattgataatctttttggaccaaatttcctttaattttttaattaattaatattatttatttatttaattaattaattgaaaatccTGACCCGTGACCCGAtccatttctttcttttccggattaatttaaaatattttcctccgttTTTtcaaaggttgcaaccttgtctgaaaagttgcaaaccttttttCAACAGGCAAATCTTTTCCCAATAGGTACCTTTTCAAAAAATTGCTGCAAACAtgctatatatatctgttaatcctcagaattgTTCCTTACGAAAAATTTCTGTtagacatcttcttcttcttcttttctgtaCTTCTtaaaactcgtgtgatatactGCCTTCAAGTGGTTCACAGTCACCATAATTTGTTGTACCGCTAttctggtgagtaaatcgttctatcatGGGAGGAAAGATTTCAAAACCTTAAGTacattgaggggaataattttcttaaggacacactgtgcatttaATGGGCTCGATTTCTTTTTCTTACATATTTTTCAGACACTATTCGTACTTTCAGTTTTTGTTCTGATTCTGCCTTTTATTTCAGAATTATTGTTActatttcataattatttttcaatacaATTTACTAGCATAATCAATGATAAAAAACGCAAACGAGCAAAAAATCATTTAATATTAGTGACATCTCTCATTAATCCAGCTGACGTTTTAATTAGCACAACCTACTATACTTTATTTTTGGCTCCAAAATTGTAAAAGTTTACGGATAACAGTCGAATCTCTTTATAGCGATTATCATCGGGCCATTTGGTTTCGTAATCCgttacaaatttatttttatttttatattctttttataagagaattgaaaatattattttttttattcaatttataagtGATCATAAaagattattttcttattatcctttataaaataatatttcactATAATAGCTAAGCTTTCTTTTGAACCAATTTTCATGTTAtgtgttatattatatattcttAATTATATAACAACATTTCTTTAtagtttccaaaaaaaaaaaaacgcaAACAAAGAACACTGTAATATATAACTTTGACAATGTCAATCCTTTATATAACAATATTTCACTATTAAATTACTATATTCAATTCAATGTCTAACATTCCAGCAGCAAACTAATTAGAGTGTTCTAAATTAGATGTCTCTTTTGAGCCTAGTTTGCATATTgcttggaaaaagaaaagttcACGGAACTAATTCTTTTTCTCCATGATGctaaaatgataatatatatattatatttcacaagttttttttttatataaaaggaTTGAAATATATACTTTACTTCctctttttcaatttgtttgattTTTAGTTGACatgagtttaagaaaataaaataaaaatttgaatttcatgGATAGTAGCCTTAAATTAAAGATACTTATAATGTATGAAAAGGTCTTTTAATCTTGTGATCTTCTAAAGATGTTGCGTGAAAAGTTATAATTAAAGAATtgttaaaaatgaaatatatattattttttaaagagattaaaaaaaaagaggacCTAATTATTTGAAGGTTAAATATAGCTTAGCCAACTATTATAAAGACACGTTTCATAATTTACCAATAACCAAGGGACCAAAAAGTCCCTATTTAAAAAAAACCAAAACTGAAAAATAAATGCACCATCCAAGCATCTCTGATCATGGAACTAATAAAGCATACTTATTTTCTTCCATGCTCTCTAATGTGTATGTATAATAACTTCTAAAGTCGAACCAAATGAGCCAAAGCTGTCATGGCATGAGATTGTCCTGTAATAATTCCAGCAGTGGATGGATTTTTTCCCAATTCAATACAATAACCATCGTCATAATTCTCCATTCCTTGTGCAACGAGCTGCCATATTAAGCTTCCTCCCATCGTTCCTCCATCTTTTGCGAAACTATAGATGTTTCTGTATACACTGCTCATAAATGTATCGCGTATATTTTGATTGTATCCTGGATCTTTACTTGACTTGCCAAATTCAGCTAGAACCAATGGTTTTTTAAGTATGTTTTTTGCGTCTTGCCAATGACTTATCATCCATCTTTGCATGAATATCATTTGAACATCATCACTTTGACCAGATAACCTATAATTcaccatttaaaaaaaaaaacagttaaGGATAGCTAGTAGATTATGTCACTATATAACATGTGGGTGATGTATTTATATAAAAAGTAACGCTATATGTGATACTTGAAAAGTCAGAACAAATATAACTTTTTGATGTATAATACTATGTCCGCTATAGATTTATTTATCAGTATCTTTCTTGATTTTAGTGATAGTAGTTGGTTTTGTtgcattttaattttattaatagaaGCATATGAATTATTATGAAGAATGAATAGCATAATATATATACCATTGATCAGTGTATGCATGAATAGTGGCAAAATCGATCTCTTTGATTAAATGGTTACTAATAAAGTCTGTCCCAACTTGGAAACCAGGGTTAACTGACTTCCTATCCGGCATTGAATCACCATAAAATCCCTCCATTCCTATTTCCAGCAAGTGTTTGTTATCAAGTGATTTCACAAAACTTGCCATTTCTTGAATCCACGTCTGCAGTAATATCAAGAAGAACCCaaatataaacaaataattaacCATCAATTATgcaaatttattaaatttaaaaaattttgaTTGAGAATAGACTCTCTCTTTAATTTAGGTTTGATTTCTCAAATGATCAATCGATCGActactttaatatttattatcttaGAAAGTCACTTCTTTCTTAATtccaaatttctttaaaaaaaaggtactttttgaaataataactaGTTATTAGTTGATCGAGTGATAATTTGAGAAATCAACTCCTTTTAATTTAGGCTTACGTACGTTAACAGTATTTCCAGAATAATCAGCTTGGTTGCGGGGCTCATTCATGAGTTCCCATGCCATGATAGTTGAATCATCTTTATAAGCCATTCCAGTAATGGTATTGAACCTTGTAACAACTTTCTGCATTAACAATAATTGTACTTAATAATGAAAAGTTAACATCAgtctaattaaattaatgagtGCTAGGTTTTTGTTACCTTAATGTGATTCTTGTAATAATctttaataatataattagtGTAGAAATCATCTTCCCCATTTATTTGAGCTCCCACATTTCGTGCCCATTGAGCATATTGAGCTTTCCCTCCAAAGTCGTTGTAATTGTTTACAAAGCTCAAGATTAAGCTAAGTCCATACTTCTTAGCCTCTGCTATAACAAAATCCAAACCCTATATTCCACAAAATGCACTTGTTAAATAATGGCATATGTACATTTCACATAGTATTAGTATTCGAAAAGAAAATGTTAGTAGTACTCCTATGACTTTTTCGACTCTGTATacgaaatttaaaaaagaaagaagttaAAAGtatctttaattaaaagtaCTTTCGATATGTGGCTTTAAAAGCATATGTCATTAAGAATAACATTACAAGTTGAAAAGttaaaaagagttttcaaatatagaaaggtgacaaataaaaaaatgaaacaaataaaGTACGTACCTGAAAAACACGTTCATCATAAACACCAGGTGAAATTTGTAGTGCTCTATCGCCTCCATCACTAAAAGCCCAAGTACGACATACTGAGAGCCCTGCAGAAGATGCTTCACGGAGGACCTCAGTGACCTTGTACCTCTCACTAGGCTCAGCAGCAACATGCATTAGCCAGTAGGAGTTGAAACCATTGAATAAAAAAGGTGATCCATTGAGTTCAAAATGTGCACCATTGACTCTAACAAACCCTTCATTCGCATTATTATCAAGTAAAACCCTAGCTTCACATGCAAAAGCTAAGGACAAAAGAAAAAGCACAAAAATACAACTAATTATTCTTTGAAAAGAAGCcattaatattattttgattgagaaat
This Solanum dulcamara chromosome 8, daSolDulc1.2, whole genome shotgun sequence DNA region includes the following protein-coding sequences:
- the LOC129901433 gene encoding mannan endo-1,4-beta-mannosidase 5, whose translation is MASFQRIISCIFVLFLLSLAFACEARVLLDNNANEGFVRVNGAHFELNGSPFLFNGFNSYWLMHVAAEPSERYKVTEVLREASSAGLSVCRTWAFSDGGDRALQISPGVYDERVFQGLDFVIAEAKKYGLSLILSFVNNYNDFGGKAQYAQWARNVGAQINGEDDFYTNYIIKDYYKNHIKKVVTRFNTITGMAYKDDSTIMAWELMNEPRNQADYSGNTVNTWIQEMASFVKSLDNKHLLEIGMEGFYGDSMPDRKSVNPGFQVGTDFISNHLIKEIDFATIHAYTDQWLSGQSDDVQMIFMQRWMISHWQDAKNILKKPLVLAEFGKSSKDPGYNQNIRDTFMSSVYRNIYSFAKDGGTMGGSLIWQLVAQGMENYDDGYCIELGKNPSTAGIITGQSHAMTALAHLVRL